A region of Panicum virgatum strain AP13 chromosome 8N, P.virgatum_v5, whole genome shotgun sequence DNA encodes the following proteins:
- the LOC120686471 gene encoding putative 14-3-3-like protein GF14-H isoform X1 codes for MEEREKVVCLAKLAEQAERYDDMVEFVKQLARMDVDMSAEERHLFSVGFKNTIGTKRASWRIICSLEQKLTSGDQAGVMIDAYKKKVEDELRKVCNEVLSIIAIHCLPLANSGENVVFFYKMKGDYYRYLAEFSTGTEKKAAADQSLMAYQHAVVVASSELSPAHQIRLGLALKFSVFFYEIMNSHERACQVAKQAFDEALTEINSAGEGVYKDSTIMMQLLKDNLALWTSELTGGEASKDDDIDMEG; via the exons ATGGAGGAGCGGGAGAAGGTCGTGTGCCTGGCCAAGCTCGCCGAGCAGGCGGAGCGATACGACG ATATGGTGGAATTTGTGAAGCAGCTTGCTAGGATGGATGTGGATATGAGTGCTGAAGAAAGGCATTTATTCTCAGTAGGTTTCAAGAACACTATTGGGACAAAGAGGGCATCGTGGAGAATCATTTGTTCACTTGAGCAAAAGTTGACAAGTGGTGATCAGGCAGGTGTGATGATAGATGCCTACAAAAAGAAAGTAGAAGATGAACTAAGGAAGGTTTGCAATGAAGTATTGTCAATCATCGCTATTCATTGCCTTCCCTTGGCCAATTCTGGTGAAAATGTCGTCTTCTTTTATAAGAT GAAAGGCGACTACTATCGTTACTTGGCTGAATTTAGCACTGGAACTGAAAAGAAGGCTGCTGCTGATCAGTCACTTATGGCGTACCAG CACGCCGTGGTTGTCGCCTCCAGTGAGCTCTCACCTGCTCACCAAATCAGGCTTGGCCTTGCCCTCAAATTTTCGGTGTTCTTTTATGAGATAATGAACTCGCATGAGAG AGCTTGCCAAGTGGCTAAACAAGCATTTGATGAGGCTCTTACTGAGATTAATTCTGCTGGTGAGGGGGTTTACAAGGATAGCACGATTATGATGCAGCTTCTGAAGGATAATTTAGCATTGTGGACATCAGAACTTACTGGAG GCGAAGCATCGAAGGATGATGACATCGACATGGAG GGTTGA
- the LOC120686471 gene encoding putative 14-3-3-like protein GF14-H isoform X2 codes for MVEFVKQLARMDVDMSAEERHLFSVGFKNTIGTKRASWRIICSLEQKLTSGDQAGVMIDAYKKKVEDELRKVCNEVLSIIAIHCLPLANSGENVVFFYKMKGDYYRYLAEFSTGTEKKAAADQSLMAYQHAVVVASSELSPAHQIRLGLALKFSVFFYEIMNSHERACQVAKQAFDEALTEINSAGEGVYKDSTIMMQLLKDNLALWTSELTGGEASKDDDIDMEG; via the exons ATGGTGGAATTTGTGAAGCAGCTTGCTAGGATGGATGTGGATATGAGTGCTGAAGAAAGGCATTTATTCTCAGTAGGTTTCAAGAACACTATTGGGACAAAGAGGGCATCGTGGAGAATCATTTGTTCACTTGAGCAAAAGTTGACAAGTGGTGATCAGGCAGGTGTGATGATAGATGCCTACAAAAAGAAAGTAGAAGATGAACTAAGGAAGGTTTGCAATGAAGTATTGTCAATCATCGCTATTCATTGCCTTCCCTTGGCCAATTCTGGTGAAAATGTCGTCTTCTTTTATAAGAT GAAAGGCGACTACTATCGTTACTTGGCTGAATTTAGCACTGGAACTGAAAAGAAGGCTGCTGCTGATCAGTCACTTATGGCGTACCAG CACGCCGTGGTTGTCGCCTCCAGTGAGCTCTCACCTGCTCACCAAATCAGGCTTGGCCTTGCCCTCAAATTTTCGGTGTTCTTTTATGAGATAATGAACTCGCATGAGAG AGCTTGCCAAGTGGCTAAACAAGCATTTGATGAGGCTCTTACTGAGATTAATTCTGCTGGTGAGGGGGTTTACAAGGATAGCACGATTATGATGCAGCTTCTGAAGGATAATTTAGCATTGTGGACATCAGAACTTACTGGAG GCGAAGCATCGAAGGATGATGACATCGACATGGAG GGTTGA